From one Acidibrevibacterium fodinaquatile genomic stretch:
- the cbiE gene encoding precorrin-6y C5,15-methyltransferase (decarboxylating) subunit CbiE: MDQPWLGILGIGEDGVEGLSALARARLAAARVVFGGARHLALAASLITGEAIAWPARLKTAIPAILARRGVPVVVLVSGDPLWFSLGSLLAEHVPMAEMAILPAPSAFSLASARLGWPLQHVTTLSLCGRPLAALIPHMQPHRRVLALSADGTTPGAVAALLRARGFGPSRIHVLEALGGPGERRRDTLAADFALDDIGPLNLVALELVATPGAAVIPRAAGLADDFFAHDGQISKREARALALSALAPRQGELLWDIGAGAGSVAIEWLLADPANRAIAIEADPTRAARIRLNAENLGVPRLEVVAASAPAALAGLSRPDAVFIGGGARAEGVIEAVWAALAPGGRLVAHAVAIETEMVLIAARAAFGGRMTRVGIERLEALGTLHGFRPAMTVTQWAVEKP, from the coding sequence ATGGATCAACCATGGCTCGGGATTCTCGGCATTGGCGAGGATGGTGTCGAGGGGCTTTCAGCGCTGGCCCGTGCACGGCTTGCGGCGGCGCGGGTGGTGTTCGGCGGCGCCCGCCATCTCGCCCTCGCCGCCTCGCTGATCACCGGCGAGGCGATCGCCTGGCCGGCGCGTTTGAAAACCGCGATCCCGGCGATTCTCGCCCGCCGTGGTGTCCCGGTCGTGGTGCTGGTCTCGGGCGACCCGCTATGGTTCAGCCTCGGCAGCCTGCTCGCCGAGCACGTGCCCATGGCGGAAATGGCGATTTTGCCGGCGCCGTCCGCGTTCTCGCTCGCCTCTGCCCGGCTCGGCTGGCCGCTTCAGCATGTAACAACGCTCTCGCTCTGCGGCCGGCCGCTCGCCGCCCTCATCCCGCATATGCAGCCCCATCGTCGCGTTCTCGCGCTCTCGGCCGATGGGACGACGCCCGGCGCCGTCGCCGCCCTGCTTCGCGCGCGCGGTTTTGGGCCGAGCCGGATCCATGTCCTCGAAGCGCTCGGCGGGCCGGGTGAGCGCCGGCGCGACACCCTTGCCGCGGATTTCGCGCTCGACGATATCGGCCCGCTCAACCTCGTCGCCCTCGAACTCGTGGCAACGCCGGGTGCCGCGGTCATTCCGCGCGCCGCCGGGCTCGCCGATGATTTCTTCGCGCATGACGGGCAGATCAGCAAACGCGAGGCGCGCGCGCTGGCGCTTTCGGCGTTGGCGCCACGACAGGGCGAATTACTCTGGGATATCGGCGCCGGCGCTGGGTCCGTCGCGATCGAATGGCTGCTCGCCGACCCCGCCAACCGGGCGATCGCGATCGAGGCCGACCCGACGCGGGCGGCGCGCATTCGCCTCAATGCCGAAAATCTTGGTGTCCCGCGGCTCGAGGTGGTCGCAGCGTCCGCGCCGGCGGCACTGGCGGGGCTTTCCCGGCCCGATGCCGTTTTCATCGGCGGCGGCGCGCGCGCCGAAGGGGTGATCGAGGCCGTTTGGGCGGCTCTTGCGCCGGGCGGGCGGCTGGTTGCGCATGCCGTTGCGATCGAAACCGAAATGGTGCTGATCGCGGCACGTGCGGCGTTTGGCGGGCGGATGACGCGGGTCGGGATCGAGCGGCTCGAGGCGCTCGGGACGTTGCACGGGTTTCGCCCGGCGATGACGGTGACGCAATGGGCGGTGGAAAAACCGTGA
- the cobM gene encoding precorrin-4 C(11)-methyltransferase, which produces MTVHFIGAGPGAADLITLRGRDLLGRCRVCLYAGSLVAPEILAFCPPGARLVDTAPLSLDAIEREFLAAHAHGEDVARLHSGDLAVYSAVAEQIRRLGRHGIPYTLTPGVPAFAAAAAAIGRELTLPERAQSVVLTRISGRASKMPARERLSAFAATGATLAIHLAIQALARVVGELMPVFGADCPVAVVARASWPDQRIVWGRLGDIEARLAADPIGRSALILVGPALAEEDFAESALYDAAYVRRFRGAP; this is translated from the coding sequence ATGACGGTGCATTTCATCGGCGCGGGGCCTGGGGCGGCCGATCTCATCACCCTCCGCGGCCGCGATCTGCTCGGCCGTTGCCGGGTCTGTCTTTACGCCGGCTCGCTGGTTGCCCCTGAGATTCTGGCGTTCTGCCCGCCGGGGGCGCGCCTCGTCGATACCGCGCCGCTGTCGCTCGATGCCATCGAGCGCGAGTTTCTTGCGGCCCACGCGCATGGTGAGGATGTCGCGCGGCTGCACTCGGGCGATCTCGCGGTCTATAGCGCGGTCGCCGAGCAGATCAGGCGTCTTGGCCGCCACGGTATTCCCTATACGCTGACCCCGGGGGTTCCCGCCTTCGCCGCCGCCGCCGCCGCGATCGGGCGCGAATTGACACTGCCCGAGCGCGCGCAGAGCGTGGTGCTGACGCGGATTTCCGGCCGCGCCTCGAAAATGCCGGCGCGCGAACGCCTGAGCGCCTTTGCCGCGACCGGGGCGACGCTTGCCATCCATCTCGCGATCCAGGCGCTGGCGCGGGTGGTTGGCGAGCTTATGCCGGTTTTCGGCGCGGATTGTCCGGTTGCGGTCGTTGCCCGGGCGAGTTGGCCGGATCAGCGCATCGTCTGGGGCCGGCTCGGCGATATCGAGGCGCGCCTGGCCGCCGACCCGATTGGGCGGAGCGCCCTGATCCTGGTCGGGCCGGCGCTGGCGGAAGAGGATTTCGCCGAAAGCGCGCTCTATGACGCCGCTTACGTGCGCCGGTTCCGCGGGGCGCCATGA
- a CDS encoding hydantoinase/oxoprolinase family protein: MVAVIGWDIGGAHLKAARIESGEGGGGEVVAARQAPAPLWLGLARLETAIAEMRRELGPAERHAVTMTGELADIFPDRGAGVREIAALITAALAPAPVMFYAGRAGFVAAAAGHEGAIASANWHASASLAARAHPAALFADCGSTTTDLIPILAGGVAAHGATDGERLATGELVYTGLTRSFVMALAELVPFDGVWTPLAAEHFATSADLYRILGELDEANDQLPAADGREKTVAASIARLARMLGRDAGTASPLAWRDLAAFLAEAQLRRIHDAALLVLSRCPLPAAAPVITAGVGEALMRRLAARLGRRCQPLFADRAAAAHAPAAAVGLLLSQTEE; the protein is encoded by the coding sequence ATGGTGGCGGTGATCGGCTGGGATATCGGCGGCGCGCATCTCAAGGCGGCGCGGATCGAGAGCGGCGAGGGTGGGGGTGGCGAGGTCGTTGCCGCGCGGCAGGCGCCGGCGCCGCTCTGGCTTGGCCTCGCGCGGCTGGAGACGGCGATCGCCGAGATGCGGCGCGAACTCGGCCCCGCCGAACGCCATGCGGTCACCATGACCGGCGAACTCGCCGATATTTTCCCCGATCGCGGCGCCGGGGTGCGCGAGATTGCAGCCCTGATCACCGCCGCCCTCGCCCCCGCGCCGGTCATGTTCTACGCCGGGCGGGCGGGTTTCGTCGCCGCTGCCGCGGGGCATGAGGGCGCCATTGCGTCCGCGAACTGGCACGCCTCGGCGTCGCTCGCCGCCCGCGCCCACCCGGCCGCGCTGTTTGCCGATTGCGGCTCGACGACCACCGACCTCATTCCGATCCTCGCCGGCGGTGTTGCCGCGCATGGTGCGACCGATGGCGAGCGGCTCGCCACGGGCGAACTGGTCTATACCGGGCTTACGCGGAGCTTCGTCATGGCGCTGGCCGAGCTTGTGCCGTTCGATGGCGTCTGGACCCCGCTCGCCGCCGAGCATTTCGCGACCAGTGCCGATCTTTACCGGATTCTCGGCGAACTCGACGAGGCCAATGATCAGTTGCCGGCGGCCGATGGGCGGGAAAAGACCGTGGCCGCGTCGATCGCCCGGCTCGCCCGCATGCTCGGGCGCGATGCCGGCACCGCAAGCCCGCTGGCGTGGCGCGATCTCGCCGCGTTTCTCGCCGAGGCGCAGCTTCGTCGGATCCATGACGCAGCCCTCCTGGTGCTCTCGCGCTGCCCGCTCCCGGCGGCGGCGCCGGTGATCACCGCGGGCGTCGGGGAGGCGCTGATGCGCCGCCTCGCCGCCCGGCTCGGGCGCCGATGCCAGCCGCTTTTCGCCGATCGCGCCGCTGCCGCCCACGCGCCTGCGGCGGCGGTCGGGCTTTTGCTGTCCCAAACGGAGGAGTGA
- a CDS encoding cobalamin biosynthesis protein codes for MTDAVVVAGLGCRRGVALAAVLAILRDAEAASGARPTRLAIPDFKREEAAFAAAATALGLPLCLIGENALAGAQEETQTQSDAARRATGFAAIAEAAALAALAPGARLILPRITGEGVTCALAEGVPR; via the coding sequence GTGACGGACGCGGTGGTGGTGGCTGGCCTCGGCTGCCGGCGCGGGGTCGCGCTCGCGGCGGTTCTGGCGATCTTGCGCGATGCCGAGGCCGCTTCCGGCGCGCGCCCGACCCGGCTTGCCATCCCCGATTTCAAGCGCGAGGAAGCCGCCTTCGCCGCCGCTGCCACCGCACTCGGCCTGCCGCTTTGCCTGATCGGGGAGAATGCCCTCGCGGGCGCGCAGGAGGAGACGCAAACTCAGTCGGACGCGGCGCGGCGGGCAACCGGGTTCGCCGCCATCGCCGAGGCGGCGGCGTTAGCGGCGCTCGCCCCGGGGGCGCGGCTCATCCTCCCCCGCATCACCGGCGAAGGCGTCACCTGCGCGCTTGCCGAAGGCGTCCCGCGATGA
- a CDS encoding cobyrinate a,c-diamide synthase, producing MSARGLIIAAPSSGAGKTTLTLAVLAALARRGVRVRAAKAGPDYIDPAFHAAVTGQPAFNLDSWAMAPALLAGLLAAAGEGADLLVIEAAMGLFDGASGGAGAGAALAARFGLPVILVQDVTGQAQSAAAVAAGFARFAADVTLAGVILNRVASARHRDLILPAMAAVGIPVFGAFPRDKEVSLPARHLGLVQAGEHPDLEGRIAALADIAERALDGDAILAAARPLPALSLPLRPALPPPGQRIALAQDRAFSFVYPHLLAGWRAQGAEILPFSPLKDEPPPPAADVCWLPGGYPELHTATLAAAARFRASMARFAETRPIHGECGGYMVLGQYLEDQDGVRHPMLGLLGHGTSFAGRRLVLGYRRAVLGGTSVLGPRGAVLRGHEFHYASAIDSGIDPPLATLSDAAGESLGPAGGRRGRVSGGFFHVIAQEETS from the coding sequence ATGAGCGCACGCGGGCTGATCATCGCCGCGCCATCCTCGGGCGCTGGCAAGACGACGCTGACGCTGGCGGTTCTGGCGGCGCTGGCGCGGCGCGGGGTGCGGGTGCGGGCCGCGAAAGCGGGGCCGGATTACATCGATCCCGCTTTTCATGCCGCTGTGACCGGCCAGCCCGCGTTCAATCTCGATAGCTGGGCGATGGCGCCGGCGCTGCTCGCGGGCCTCCTCGCCGCGGCCGGCGAGGGAGCTGATCTCCTGGTGATCGAGGCGGCGATGGGGTTGTTTGACGGCGCCAGCGGCGGCGCCGGCGCGGGCGCGGCGCTTGCGGCGCGGTTCGGTCTTCCGGTGATCCTGGTCCAGGATGTGACTGGCCAGGCGCAGTCCGCCGCCGCGGTCGCCGCTGGTTTTGCCCGCTTTGCCGCGGACGTCACGCTTGCCGGGGTGATTTTGAACCGGGTCGCGAGTGCCCGCCATCGCGATCTCATTCTCCCCGCCATGGCGGCGGTCGGGATCCCGGTTTTTGGTGCTTTTCCGCGCGATAAGGAAGTTTCGCTGCCGGCTCGCCATCTCGGCCTGGTGCAAGCCGGCGAACATCCCGATCTCGAGGGCCGCATCGCCGCGCTCGCCGATATCGCCGAGCGGGCACTCGATGGCGACGCCATCCTGGCCGCAGCGCGCCCGCTGCCCGCGCTTTCTCTGCCTCTCCGGCCAGCCCTGCCGCCGCCTGGCCAGCGCATCGCGTTGGCCCAGGATCGCGCGTTCAGCTTCGTCTATCCCCATCTTCTTGCCGGCTGGCGGGCGCAGGGGGCGGAAATCCTGCCCTTTTCCCCCCTCAAGGACGAGCCGCCGCCGCCTGCCGCCGATGTCTGCTGGCTTCCCGGCGGCTATCCCGAACTCCATACCGCAACCCTTGCCGCAGCCGCCCGGTTTCGCGCCAGCATGGCGCGTTTCGCCGAGACCCGCCCGATCCATGGCGAATGTGGCGGCTATATGGTGCTCGGGCAATATCTCGAAGACCAGGACGGGGTGCGCCATCCGATGCTCGGCCTGCTCGGACATGGCACGAGTTTCGCCGGCCGGCGTCTGGTGCTCGGCTATCGCCGCGCCGTGCTCGGGGGCACCTCCGTGCTCGGGCCGCGCGGGGCGGTGCTTCGTGGGCACGAATTCCACTATGCGAGCGCCATCGACTCGGGCATCGATCCGCCGCTCGCGACCCTGTCCGACGCGGCGGGCGAGAGTCTCGGCCCGGCCGGCGGCCGGCGCGGGCGGGTCAGCGGCGGATTTTTTCACGTCATCGCGCAAGAGGAGACCTCATGA
- a CDS encoding cobalt-precorrin-5B (C(1))-methyltransferase has translation MNDARPLRRGWTTGACATAAAKAAYAALLAGAFPDPVTITLPGGGEAAFALAETAHGADFATAGVVKDAGDDPDITHGALIRVRVSPAPAGAGVVFRAGPGVGTVTRPGLPIPPGEPAINPVPRQMIRAAIGEIATSHGAAGDVVVEIAIENGEKLAEKTLNPRLGIQGGLSVLGTTGIVIPYSCAAWIASIQRGIDVARAAGLTHIAGATGRTSEAAVRRLHGLPETALIDMGDFVGGMLKYLRQHPVPRLSIAGGIAKLTKLGQGRLDLHAKRGLVDFAALATLAERAGAPAPLADAIARAETALHAETLARDAGFALADAIAGAAWTVAADVLAGSGIALEILVFDRGGDLRGRAPFAPVHGAPRNRRT, from the coding sequence GTGAACGATGCCCGCCCGCTCCGCCGGGGCTGGACCACCGGCGCTTGCGCCACCGCCGCGGCCAAGGCGGCCTATGCGGCGTTGCTCGCCGGTGCCTTCCCCGACCCCGTCACCATCACCCTGCCCGGCGGCGGCGAAGCGGCCTTCGCCCTCGCCGAAACCGCGCACGGCGCCGATTTCGCGACCGCCGGCGTGGTCAAGGACGCTGGCGACGACCCCGATATCACCCATGGCGCGCTGATCCGGGTCCGCGTTTCGCCCGCGCCAGCCGGCGCCGGCGTTGTCTTTCGCGCCGGCCCCGGGGTTGGCACGGTCACCCGCCCGGGCCTGCCGATCCCGCCTGGCGAGCCGGCGATCAACCCGGTGCCGCGCCAGATGATCCGCGCCGCGATCGGCGAAATCGCCACAAGCCACGGCGCGGCCGGCGATGTCGTCGTCGAGATCGCCATCGAAAACGGCGAGAAGCTCGCCGAAAAGACGCTGAACCCGCGGCTTGGCATCCAGGGCGGGCTTTCGGTGCTCGGCACCACCGGGATCGTCATCCCCTATTCCTGCGCCGCCTGGATCGCCAGCATCCAGCGCGGCATCGACGTCGCCCGCGCCGCCGGGCTCACCCATATCGCCGGCGCCACCGGGCGAACCTCGGAAGCGGCGGTGCGGCGGCTGCACGGCCTCCCCGAGACGGCCCTGATCGACATGGGCGATTTCGTTGGCGGGATGCTGAAATATCTCCGCCAGCACCCGGTGCCGCGGCTCTCGATCGCCGGCGGCATTGCGAAGCTCACCAAGCTCGGCCAAGGAAGGCTCGATCTCCACGCCAAGCGCGGCTTGGTCGATTTCGCCGCGCTGGCGACCCTCGCCGAACGTGCCGGCGCGCCAGCGCCGCTTGCCGATGCCATCGCGCGCGCCGAAACCGCGCTCCATGCCGAAACGCTCGCGCGCGATGCCGGCTTCGCGCTCGCCGATGCCATCGCCGGCGCCGCCTGGACGGTTGCGGCCGATGTGCTGGCAGGCAGCGGCATCGCGCTCGAAATTCTGGTTTTCGATCGCGGCGGCGATCTCCGCGGCCGCGCGCCCTTTGCCCCGGTTCATGGCGCCCCGCGGAACCGGCGCACGTAA
- the cobT gene encoding nicotinate-nucleotide--dimethylbenzimidazole phosphoribosyltransferase, which produces MTAHNSIAALRARIHDLRPGNDAAETEARARQEILTKPPGSLGRLEEIACWLARWQGRAMPRLERVDILIFAGNHGVVAEGVAAYPAAVTAQMVANFAAKGAAINQLAEVAGAELRVFPLSLETPTANFVHAPAMDEAEFLAAVGAGMAAVAPDADLICLGEMGIGNTTAAAAIAAALLGGGGARWAGRGAGVDEAGLARKRAAIDAALARHAGDLGDPLAVARTLGGRELAAILGAVLAARAHGVPVLLDGFVVTAAAAPLARLNPRALDHALVAHASAEAGHRLLVEALGQRPLLDFGMRLGEGSGAALAVPLLRAACACHAGMATFAEAGVADKI; this is translated from the coding sequence ATGACCGCACACAACAGTATCGCGGCGCTTCGCGCCCGCATCCACGATCTCCGCCCCGGCAATGACGCCGCCGAGACCGAGGCGCGGGCGCGCCAGGAGATTTTGACCAAGCCGCCGGGCAGTCTCGGGCGGCTGGAGGAGATCGCGTGCTGGCTCGCGCGCTGGCAGGGGCGCGCCATGCCACGCCTCGAGCGCGTTGACATTCTCATTTTCGCCGGCAATCACGGCGTCGTCGCCGAAGGGGTCGCGGCCTATCCCGCCGCGGTGACGGCGCAGATGGTGGCGAATTTTGCAGCCAAGGGCGCCGCGATCAATCAGTTGGCCGAGGTCGCCGGCGCCGAACTTCGCGTCTTTCCCCTCTCTCTCGAGACGCCGACGGCGAACTTCGTCCACGCGCCGGCGATGGACGAGGCGGAATTTCTTGCCGCCGTCGGCGCCGGGATGGCGGCGGTCGCCCCGGACGCCGATTTGATCTGTCTTGGCGAGATGGGGATCGGCAATACCACCGCCGCCGCCGCGATCGCCGCCGCTCTGCTCGGCGGTGGCGGCGCGCGCTGGGCCGGGCGTGGCGCCGGTGTCGATGAAGCGGGGCTGGCGCGAAAGCGCGCCGCGATCGACGCAGCACTCGCCCGCCATGCCGGCGATCTCGGCGATCCGCTGGCGGTGGCGCGCACGCTGGGCGGGCGCGAACTCGCGGCCATTCTCGGCGCGGTGCTGGCGGCGCGGGCGCATGGCGTGCCGGTGCTGCTCGACGGCTTCGTCGTCACCGCCGCCGCGGCGCCACTCGCCCGCCTCAATCCGCGCGCCCTCGATCACGCGTTGGTTGCCCACGCCTCCGCCGAGGCCGGGCATCGGCTGCTGGTCGAGGCTTTGGGGCAACGGCCGCTGCTCGATTTCGGCATGCGGCTCGGCGAGGGATCGGGCGCGGCGCTCGCGGTGCCGCTGCTCCGCGCCGCTTGCGCCTGCCATGCCGGCATGGCGACCTTCGCCGAGGCGGGCGTTGCCGACAAAATCTGA
- a CDS encoding adenosylcobinamide-GDP ribazoletransferase, which translates to MPTKSDLIGDFRTALAMLSRLPAGGGAVTPRIAWAFPPVGALLGAIGGLAYVLAAALHLPPWLAAFWALAAEIGVAGGLHEDGLADSADALGAEASPARRLEILRDSRIGVFGALALILALGIRASAIAAIAAMGGAGAVLAAMMVAGASARAAMIGVPFLLAPARRDGLGAGLGRLPAGASLVGVGLAGALALTLLGPGRALGVALIAGLALFVVAGLAARRLGGYTGDIYGAVAAVAACCVLSLLAAVG; encoded by the coding sequence TTGCCGACAAAATCTGACCTGATCGGCGATTTCCGAACGGCGCTCGCCATGCTCTCGCGGCTTCCGGCCGGCGGCGGGGCGGTGACGCCGCGCATCGCCTGGGCGTTTCCGCCGGTCGGCGCGCTGCTCGGGGCGATCGGGGGTCTCGCATACGTGCTCGCCGCCGCCCTGCATCTGCCGCCATGGCTCGCCGCGTTCTGGGCGCTGGCGGCGGAGATCGGGGTTGCCGGCGGCCTGCACGAAGATGGGCTCGCCGATAGCGCCGATGCGCTCGGGGCCGAAGCGAGCCCCGCGCGCCGGCTCGAAATCCTGCGTGATTCGCGGATCGGTGTCTTCGGCGCGCTGGCGTTGATCTTGGCGCTCGGTATTCGCGCGAGCGCGATCGCGGCGATTGCGGCGATGGGGGGGGCGGGCGCGGTTCTGGCCGCGATGATGGTGGCCGGCGCGAGCGCGCGCGCGGCGATGATCGGGGTTCCCTTCCTGCTCGCCCCGGCGCGGCGGGACGGGCTCGGCGCTGGGCTCGGCCGGCTGCCGGCGGGGGCGAGCCTTGTCGGGGTCGGGCTCGCCGGCGCGCTCGCGCTCACGCTGCTCGGGCCGGGGCGGGCGCTTGGCGTTGCGCTCATCGCGGGGTTGGCGCTCTTCGTCGTCGCCGGGCTCGCGGCGCGGCGGCTCGGCGGTTATACGGGAGATATTTATGGGGCGGTCGCGGCGGTCGCGGCCTGCTGCGTGCTCAGCCTGCTTGCCGCGGTCGGATGA
- a CDS encoding HisA/HisF-related TIM barrel protein, giving the protein MEVIPVIDLKGGEVVHARRGERAAYRPIETPLAVGSAPAAVLSGLLGLFPFRKVYVADLDAIAGGSGHEAVLADLAARFPSVEFWVDNGAATVAAARGWLARHPGVLVLGSESQADLSVLTALAREPRVVLSLDFRGEDFWGPPSLLAEVSHWPARVIAMTLARVGGGAGPDFARLAEITARAEGRAVYAAGGVRDAADLAHLAAAGIAGVLVASALHAGALDGAALARLA; this is encoded by the coding sequence ATGGAGGTGATCCCGGTGATCGATCTCAAGGGCGGCGAGGTGGTCCATGCGCGGCGCGGCGAGCGCGCCGCTTACCGCCCGATCGAGACGCCGCTCGCCGTGGGTTCGGCGCCGGCGGCGGTGCTTTCGGGCCTGCTCGGGCTTTTCCCGTTCCGAAAAGTCTATGTCGCCGATCTCGATGCGATCGCCGGCGGCAGCGGGCATGAGGCGGTGCTCGCGGATCTGGCGGCGCGGTTCCCGTCGGTCGAATTCTGGGTCGATAATGGCGCGGCGACAGTGGCGGCGGCGCGCGGCTGGCTGGCCCGCCATCCGGGTGTTTTGGTGCTCGGGAGCGAGTCACAGGCCGACCTCTCCGTGCTTACGGCGCTGGCGCGCGAGCCGCGGGTGGTGCTGTCGCTCGATTTTCGGGGCGAGGATTTTTGGGGCCCGCCCTCCCTTCTCGCGGAGGTTTCGCACTGGCCGGCGCGGGTGATCGCGATGACGCTGGCGCGCGTCGGCGGGGGCGCGGGGCCGGATTTCGCGCGGCTTGCGGAGATCACGGCGCGGGCCGAGGGGCGGGCGGTTTATGCCGCCGGCGGGGTGCGTGATGCCGCCGATCTCGCGCATCTGGCGGCGGCGGGGATTGCCGGGGTTTTGGTTGCAAGCGCGCTCCATGCCGGCGCGCTCGATGGCGCGGCGCTGGCGCGGCTTGCGTGA
- a CDS encoding MFS transporter, translating to MPQDDDEDGGGIPARLDRLPWTPRHWVLVGALGAGWVLDGLQVTITGAIAPALQYTQTLALTPQEIGLSASAYVAGAVLGALVFGMLADRFGRRRIFYLTLGLSLLGMAASGLAIGFKSFAIARAVTGGGIGGEYAAINSAVDEWVPARLRGRINLAVNGSYWLGAALGAALSIVLLDTRWFPITIGWRIGCASGGVLGLGVLLVRRSVPESPRWLARNGQAAKAAALVREMEAAAERWTGRPLPPPSRSAAPIAASREGRGRVALLLGRYRRRSALALTLMTAQAFLFNAVFFTYGLVLARFYSVADRMTGHYLLAFCVSNLLGPLILGRFFDSFGRRRMLVVSFGAAGGLLLVVTLLFFFGLLSAWTQTLGWMVVFFFASAAASAAYLTTSEIFPLAMRGFALALFFALGTLIGGVAGPALYGRLIARGSRFALAEGYGLAAVLMGLAALAAARLGVDAERKSLESVSE from the coding sequence ATGCCACAGGACGATGACGAAGACGGCGGCGGGATTCCGGCGCGGCTCGACCGGCTGCCTTGGACGCCGCGGCATTGGGTTCTGGTCGGCGCGCTCGGCGCCGGCTGGGTGCTCGATGGCTTGCAGGTGACCATCACCGGGGCGATCGCGCCGGCGTTGCAATATACCCAGACCCTGGCGCTGACGCCCCAGGAGATCGGGCTCTCCGCCTCCGCCTATGTCGCCGGCGCGGTGCTCGGGGCACTTGTGTTCGGGATGCTCGCAGACCGCTTCGGTCGGCGGCGGATTTTTTACCTGACGCTCGGTCTCTCGCTCCTCGGGATGGCGGCGAGCGGGCTTGCGATCGGTTTCAAAAGCTTCGCCATCGCCCGCGCGGTGACCGGCGGCGGCATCGGCGGCGAATACGCGGCGATCAACTCGGCGGTCGATGAATGGGTGCCGGCGCGGCTGCGCGGGCGGATCAATCTCGCGGTCAATGGCAGTTATTGGCTGGGGGCGGCGTTGGGGGCGGCGCTCAGTATCGTGCTTCTCGATACGCGCTGGTTTCCGATCACGATCGGCTGGCGGATCGGTTGCGCAAGCGGCGGCGTGCTCGGGCTCGGGGTGCTGCTGGTGCGGCGCTCGGTGCCGGAGAGCCCGCGCTGGCTCGCGCGAAACGGGCAGGCGGCGAAGGCGGCGGCGCTGGTGCGCGAGATGGAAGCCGCCGCCGAGCGCTGGACCGGGCGCCCGCTGCCGCCGCCATCGCGCAGCGCCGCTCCCATCGCGGCATCGCGCGAGGGGCGGGGGCGCGTTGCGCTTCTGCTCGGGCGCTATCGCCGGCGGAGCGCGCTCGCCCTCACTTTGATGACGGCGCAGGCGTTTTTGTTCAACGCGGTGTTTTTCACTTATGGGCTGGTACTGGCGCGATTTTACAGCGTCGCCGACCGCATGACCGGCCATTATCTCCTGGCGTTTTGCGTGAGCAACTTGCTCGGCCCGCTCATCCTCGGCCGGTTTTTCGACAGTTTCGGGCGGCGGCGGATGCTGGTGGTGAGTTTCGGCGCCGCCGGCGGGCTTTTGCTCGTGGTGACGCTGCTGTTTTTCTTCGGCCTGCTCTCCGCCTGGACGCAGACGCTGGGCTGGATGGTGGTCTTCTTTTTTGCCTCCGCCGCCGCTTCCGCCGCCTATCTCACGACCAGCGAGATTTTTCCGCTGGCGATGCGCGGCTTTGCGCTGGCGCTGTTTTTCGCGCTCGGCACCCTGATCGGCGGGGTCGCCGGCCCTGCGCTCTATGGCCGGCTGATCGCGCGCGGGAGCCGGTTCGCGCTCGCCGAGGGGTATGGGCTGGCGGCGGTGCTGATGGGGCTCGCGGCGCTGGCGGCGGCGCGGCTGGGGGTGGACGCGGAGAGAAAATCGCTCGAAAGCGTCTCGGAATAG